One Clupea harengus chromosome 12, Ch_v2.0.2, whole genome shotgun sequence DNA segment encodes these proteins:
- the LOC105889908 gene encoding mediator of RNA polymerase II transcription subunit 13-like isoform X1 → MTTTANWVANGASLEDCHSNIFSLAELTGIKWRCYHFRSGGEYGPVISAPAPDDPVLRSYTRCVQANLLCVWRRKVKPDAKELWIFWWGEEPNLTDVIHHELEVAEEGLWECGLSYECRTLLFKAIHNLLERCLLDKDFVRIGKWFVKPHELDEKALGSSEHLSCAFTFFLHGESNVCTSVEIAQHQPAYHISAQHIHLAQTSSSPVQVILSPYGLCGTLTGQTYKMGEPAVRKLMEEWNHFYPTVLRQRPEPQRPTDETADLAYDPHVHAAVEVIVGGVRMIYPAAFVLIAQSDLPVEQPPPAPGSQGATRDPSSCGIPLTPPTSPEQPCSGDSGFQTAVSSVLSQEGCMTLSPKHSGKKLTNQMVHQAWKECYLNQLQHKASLSSSAAPVKDVPNGAATWDFTSPGERVACSCSRLKQQKQQQASSASANALPGANPVSSSSTTTSSSSSSSTSATSSSSTPSSLPALPPPAPPKHKTADKPDKSDKQPKRPAVTPFHHRVSNSQEPPCPDHESQQGGPQLGLVPLESPLEALPGCKYSPKPLSSMRKGQAESLMDSPISPLPPTLSPHPRGQQDPEALDVATSLPQCHEGHPGLGGHMEVSETALYASPLGFRDAGGGGGWWKGYKTPCVERNDFRTPELPCPERVESKTETAAEGTALKRLFTQTQKRFKVCEERVKEHISALALLQQPGLEVLGDPADDPYDFKEGDIEYSFPTSKRLKGQGRDPNRKSKGEEMNSNGAVPDGKDAMSIFSSAPKSDESPQDDAAAKATAPLTRETDLVVLYSDLENIFDEEEDELGGTHPNQHSARATVPGSEERPHGKEGRVAVPYPSTVADLQRMFPTPPSLEQHPAFSPIMSYRDTPSQEPPPPSTGLDHPLGQLVSAQLADYRMEVEECLASPRPEDIRDFSFVYRVPLVQPQMGCSMFAPLRTLPSQCLPPLKIPDSCHYRPSWTLMPKMEPYSLPAQAPFIRDGYINVPSVNNMLEQDYAQMSVVSVASVGTAGGGIMPSPATPRFSVPTPRTPRTPRGGPGNASGQGSVKQEGVPTGGGTELSSPASTPASSSLPMSSVELAAGGRGSFLALPEAHSLYAILLLSDSVLDVFKDRNFDSCCICACNMNVKGADVGVYIPDSTREDQYRCMCGFSAIANRRLAHGTGLFLEDELDIFGRGSEVGRAAERRLALCRRELPIGEPTAAAGGNSKMSKRTPQSAGDSSSPSLMAVMVQLQKQCSQPMASLSSLHLSPACSCHGRRGALLQSWAADRLWADGSDACVECYNALVQGQQYVDNPAGGKVDQAIVRSSALHSWPNTSVSDISSLSSQDVVRMLLSLQPFLQDAIQKKRTGRTWENIQHVQGPLTWQQFHKMAGRGSYGSEESPEPLPIPTVLLGNDKDFLALSPLALPFWEKLLLEPYGGQRDVAFLVLCPNSDALLAGARTFFQELSAVYETCRLGKHRPLAKVSRDGLVRVGEALESEQPEEDELVEQWFTGPWSGQHQEDNMRKLKLYAHACRQQLAPQLSALSLDSSLLLPPKPQPPSTQPASSSSNSQSAPGVGAPEGDPAVTAPSTGSSSLGTNSGQPGSGELAQGGSGEAKGGVNPSSTPTPAQPTESPESLAERERIGIPTLPDSADRHAHPPSIVLYVVDPFMCGGGGGAGRGGEGEEPEVEGGSVWMLALLRCYTELLHLLPENLRPALTLQVVPCQYLLQPASGESPLYLQQLRSLAFSTYSQCRRLLPTQIHIKTLTGFGPAANVDCTLNNKQDPNPPMQLFSPPFILGPTRAKQPDLGEASGEAAPRYNVLFVGYCLSHDQRWILVSCTDQQGELLETCIINIDVPNRSRRPKFSPRKKGLEKLWEWCIGIIQMTSMPWRIVIGRLGRLGHGELKDWSSYLGEHSLHSVSRQLREACRMCGISANDSPSILSACLVSMEPQGSFVVMPDAVTMGSVFGRSTALNLQTSQLNTPQDASCTHILVFPTSATIQVAPSSYPTEDNPDDMFGLPFPDELENDIGHDMMLITGNLHPSPNTSPVPSPGSPSGMGMGSHFQHTRGQGERLLSRESPPEELKQQPLALGYYVSTARADGLPHWFWASCPQAQNQCPLFLKASLHHHISVAQTDELLSSKSSQRPHPLDSKTTSDVLRFVLEQYNALSWLTCNPATQDRRSCLPVHLTVLTQMYNAIFNML, encoded by the exons cgaGCACCTGTCGTGTGCGTTTACCTTCTTCCTGCATGGCGAGAGTAATGTGTGCACCAGTGTGGAGATCGCCCAGCACCAGCCAGCCTACCACATCAGTGCCCAGCACATACACCTGGCCCAGACCTCCTCCAGCCCTGTGCAAG TGATCCTGAGCCCGTACGGGCTGTGTGGCACGCTGACGGGTCAGACGTACAAGATGGGCGAGCCGGCCGTCAGGAAGCTGATGGAGGAGTGGAACCACTTCTACCCCACCGTGCTCCGCCAGCGCCCCGAGCCCCAGCGCCCCACCGACGAGACGGCCGACCTGGCCTACGACCCCCACGTCCACGCCGCTGTGGAGGTCATCGTAG GTGGAGTGAGAATGATCTACCCAGCAGCCTTTGTGCTCATCGCCCAGAGCGACCTACCTGTGGAGCAGCCCCCTCCGGCCCCGGGCAGCCAGGGGGCCACGAGGGACCCATCCAGCTGTGGCatccctctcacccctcccaCCTCGCCCGAACAGCCATGCTCAG GTGATAGTGGCTTTCAGACAGCGGTATCCAGTGTTCTCAGCCAGGAGGGCTGCATGACCCTCAGCCCAAAGCACTCTGGGAAAAAGCTGACCAATCAAATGGTCCACCAAGCCTGGAAGGAGTGCTACCTAAACCAGCTGCAGCACAA GGCCAGTCTGTCTAGCAGCGCGGCGCCCGTGAAGGATGTGCCAAACGGGGCAGCCACATGGGACTTCACCAGCCCTGGAGAGAGAGTGGCCTGCAGCTGTTCCAG GTtaaagcagcagaagcagcagcaggccaGCTCAGCATCTGCCAACGCCTTACCCGGTGCCAaccctgtctcctcctcctccaccaccacctcctcctcttcttcctcctccacctcagccacgtcctcctcttccaccccgTCATCCCTGCCAGCCTTACCTCCGCCCGCGCCGCCCAAGCACAAGACCGCCGACAAGCCAGACAAGTCAGACAAGCAGCCCAAGAGGCCCGCTGTCACGCCCTTCCACCACCGGGTATCCAACAGCCAGGAGCCACCCTGCCCCGACCACGAGTCCCAGCAAGGAGGCCCCCAGCTGGGCTTGGTCCCGCTGGAGTCCCCCCTGGAGGCTCTGCCTGGGTGCAAGTATTCGCCCAAGCCCCTGTCATCGATGAGGAAGGGGCAGGCCGAGTCGCTTATGGACTCGCCCATCTCTCCGCTGCCACCCACCCTGAGCCCCCACCCGCGGGGGCAGCAGGACCCCGAGGCACTGGACGTTGCCACCAGCCTGCCGCAGTGCCATGAGGGGCATCCGGGGCTGGGGGGACACATGGAAGTGAGCGAGACGGCGCTTTACGCGTCCCCGCTGGGCTTCAGGGAtgcagggggaggaggtggctggTGGAAGGGGTACAAGACCCCCTGTGTGGAGAGGAACGACTTTAGAACCCCGGAGCTGCCCTGtccagagagagtggagagcaaGACTGAGACAGCCGCAGAGGGGACGGCACTGAAGAG GCTGTTTACACAGACTCAGAAGCGCTTTAAAGTGTGTGAGGAGCGCGTGAAGGAGCACATCAGCGCACTGGCCCTCCTGCAGCAGCCCGGCCTGGAGGTGCTGGGCGACCCGGCGGATGACCCCTACGACTTCAAGGAGGGCGACATCGAGTACAGCTTCCCCACCTCCAAGAGGCTCAAGGGCCAGGGACGAGACCCAAACCGCAAGAGCAAG ggagaggagatgaacagCAACGGAGCAGTGCCCGATGGGAAGGACGCCATGTCCATCTTCAGCAGCGCCCCCAAGTCAG ATGAATCACCTCAAGACGATGCGGCGGCGAAAGCCACAGCGCCGCTCACCAGGGAGACAGACCTGGTCGTCCTCTACTCTGACCTGGAGAACATctttgatgaggaggaggatgagctAGGG GGCACACACCCCAACCAGCACTCAGCACGGGCCACAGTGCCTGGTTCAGAAGAGCGCCCCCATGGCAAAGAAGGCAGAGTTGCAGTACCGTACCCTTCAA CAGTAGCAGACCTCCAGCGCATGTTCCCCACGCCACCGTCCCTGGAGCAGCACCCAGCCTTCTCCCCCATCATGAGCTACAGGGACACCCCCAGCCAGGAGCCCCCGCCGCCCTCCACTGGCCTGGACCACCCGCTGGGCCAACTGGTCTCCGCGCAGCTGGCTGACTACaggatggaggtggaggagtgcCTGGCCAGCCCCAGGCCTGAGGACATACGG GACTTCTCATTTGTCTACCGCGTCCCCCTCGTCCAGCCGCAGATGGGCTGCTCCATGTTCGCCCCACTGCGCACCCTGCCCAGCCAGTGCCTGCCGCCCCTCAAGATCCCCGACAGCTGCCACTACCGGCCCTCCTGGACACTCATGCCCAAGATGGAGCCCTACAGCCTCCCTGCCCAGGCTCCCTTCATCAGGGACGGATACAT TAATGTGCCGAGTGTGAACAACATGCTGGAGCAGGACTACGCCCAGATGAGCGTGGTGAGCGTGGCGTCGGTGGGCACGGCTGGCGGTGGCATCATGCCCTCGCCGGCCACACCACGCTTCTCTGTGCCAACCCCCCGCACCCCCAGGACCCCACGCGGAGGCCCGGGCAACGCCAGCGGTCAGGGCTCCGTCAAGCAGGAGGGGGTTCCCACCGGCGGGGGCACGGAGCTCAGCTCCCCCGCCTCCACGCCGGCCTCCTCCAGTCTGCCCATGAGCTCGGTGGAGCTGGCGGCGGGCGGGCGAGGGTCCTTCCTGGCGCTGCCCGAGGCGCACAGCCTCTACGCCATCCTGCTGCTGTCCGACTCGGTGCTGGACGTGTTCAAGGACCGGAACTTTGACAGCTGCTGCATCTGCGCATGCAACATGAACGTGAAGGGTGCCGACGTGGGCGTCTACATCCCGGACTCCACGCGCGAGGACCAGTACCGCTGCATGTGCGGCTTCAGCGCCATCGCCAACCGGCGCCTGGCCCACGGCACGGGACTCTTCCTCGAGGACGAGCTGGACATCTTCGGCCGCGGCTCCGAGGTGGGACGAGCCGCCGAGCGACGCCTGGCGCTGTGCCGCCGCGAGCTGCCCATCGGCGAACCCACCGCCGCTGCCGGTGGCAATTCCAAAATGTCCAAACGGACTCCGCAGAGTGCCGGCGACTCGTCCTCCCCCTCGCTGATGGCGGTGATGGTACAGCTGCAGAAGCAGTGCTCCCAACCCATGGCCTCGCTCTCCTCCCTGCACCTGTCGCCCGCCTGCTCCTGCCACGGCCGCCGGGGGGCGCTGCTGCAGAGCTGGGCGGCCGACCGGCTATGGGCCGATGGCAGCGACGCCTGCGTGGAGTGCTACAATGCGCTGGTGCAGGGCCAGCAGTACGTGGACAACCCGGCCGGGGGTAAGGTGGACCAGGCCATCGTCCGAAGCAGCGCTCTGCACTCTTGGCCTAACACCTCAG TGTCGGATATCAGCTCGCTGTCCTCCCAGGACGTGGTGAGGATGCTGCTGTCCCTTCAGCCCTTCCTCCAGGACGCCATCCAGAAGAAGCGCACGGGTCGGACGTGGGAGAACATCCAGCATGTTCAGGGGCCGCTCACATGGCAGCAGTTCCACAAGATGGCCGGGCGAGGATCTTACG GTTCGGAGGAGTCCCCCGAGCCGCTGCCCATCCCCACAGTGTTGCTGGGCAACGACAAGGACTTCCTGGCGCTGTCGCCGCTGGCGCTGCCCTTCTGGGAGAAACTGCTGCTGGAGCCGTATGGCGGCCAGAGAGACGTGGCCTTCCTGGTGCTCTGCCCCAACAGCGACGCCCTGCTGGCCGGAGCCCGCACCTTCTTCCAGGAGCTTAGCGCTGTCTACGAG ACGTGTCGGCTGGGGAAGCACCGACCCCTGGCCAAGGTGTCCCGTGACGGGCTGGTGCGTGTGGGGGAGGCGTTAGAGAGCGAGCAGCCGGAGGAGGACGAGCTCGTGGAGCAGTGGTTCACCGGGCCCTGGAGCGGCCAGCACCAGGAGGACAACATGCGCAAGCTCAAGCTCTATGCCCACGCCTGCCGCCAGCAACTGG ctccccagctctctgctctgtcatTGGACTCCAGCCTCCTGCTGCCTCCTAAACCCCAGCCTCCCTCCACTcagcctgcctcctcctccagcaacAGCCAGTCTGCTCCAGGCGTTGGGGCTCCAGAGGGGGACCCGGCAGTGACTGCCCCCAGCACAGGCAGCTCGTCCCTGGGGACGAACTCGGGCCAGCCGGGCAGTGGCGAGCTGGCACAGGGGGGTAGCGGTGAGGCCAAGGGAGGGGTGAACCCCTCATCCACACCAACACCTGCCCAACCCACAGAGAGCCCAGAGAG CTTGGCTGAGCGCGAGCGCATCGGCATTCCCACGTTACCAGATTCAGCTGACCGCCACGCCCACCCACCGTCCATCGTGCTGTATGTGGTGGACCCCTTCATGTGCGGGGGAGGCGGCGGGGCGGGGAGGGGCGGGGAAGGGGAGGAGCCGGAGGTGgaaggggggagtgtgtggaTGCTGGCGCTGCTGCGCTGTTACACAGAGCTGCTCCACCTGCTGCCCGAGAACTTGAGGCCCGCACTCACACTACAG GTGGTGCCGTGCCAGTACCTGTTGCAGCCTGCGAGTGGCGAGAGCCCTCTGTACCTGCAGCAGCTGCGTTCCCTGGCCTTCTCCACTTACTCGCAGTGCAGACGGCTGCTACCCACGCAGATCCACATCAAGACCCTCACGGGCTTCGGTCCCGCGGCCAACGTCGACTGCACCCTCAACAACAAACAG gACCCCAATCCTCCTATGCAgctgttctctcctcccttcatccTGGGTCCCACGCGCGCCAAGCAGCCGGACCTGGGGGAGGCCTCTGGCGAGGCGGCTCCCCGCTACAACGTGCTCTTCGTGGGCTACTGCCTGTCGCACGACCAGCGCTGGATTCTGGTGTCCTGCACcgaccagcagggggagctgcTTGAGACCTGCATCATCAACATCGACGTGCCCAACAG GTCACGGCGGCCTAAGTTCTCTCCACGCAAGAAAGGCTTGGAGAAGCTGTGGGAGTGGTGCATTGGAATCATCCAGATGACATCGATGCCTTGGAGGATTGTGATTGGTCGGCTGGGTCGATTGGGACATGGAGAACTGAAGG ACTGGAGTTCGTATCTGGGGGAGCACTCCCTGCACTCTGTGAGTCGCCAGCTGAGGGAGGCGTGTCGGATGTGTGGCATCTCCGCCAATGATTCGCCCTCCATCCTTAGCGCCTGCCTCGTCTCCATGGAGCCGCAGGGGTCCTTCGTGGTCATGCCAG ATGCGGTGACCATGGGCTCGGTGTTTGGCCGCAGCACGGCCCTGAACCTGCAGACGTCTCAGCTGAACACCCCGCAGGacgcctcctgcacacacatccTGGTCTTCCCCACCTCCGCCACCATCCAGGTGGCACCCAGCTCCTACCCCACTGAGGATAACCCAG ATGACATGTTCGGTCTGCCTTTCCCGGATGAGCTGGAGAACGACATCGGCCACGACATGATGCTGATCACAGGGAACCTGCACCCCTCGCCCAACACCTCCCCCGTGCCCTCGCCAGGGTCGCCCTCGGGCATGGGCATGGGCTCCCACTTCCAGCACACACGG GGCCAGGGAGAGAGGCTCCTGTCGCGTGAGTCTCCGCCGGAGGAGCTGAAGCAGCAGCCGCTGGCGCTGGGCTACTACGTGTCCACGGCCCGCGCCGACGGCCTGCCACACTGGTTCTGGGCCTCCTGCCCACAAGCACAGAACCAGTGCCCACTCTTCCTCAAG GCCTCCCTGCACCACCACATCTCGGTGGCTCAGACAGACGAGCTGCTGTCCAGTAAGAGTTCCCAGAGGCCCCACCCGCTCGACTCCAAGACCACATCCGACGTGCTCAG GTTTGTATTGGAGCAGTACAACGCCCTCTCCTGGCTGACCTGTAACCCTGCGACGCAGGACCGGCGTTCCTGCCTCCCCGTCCACCTGACCGTCCTCACACAGATGTACAACGCCATCTTCAACATGctctag